In Fimbriimonadaceae bacterium, the following proteins share a genomic window:
- a CDS encoding TIGR01777 family oxidoreductase yields the protein MKVVLAGGSGQVGAVLRRALKPRGAEVVVLTREATPDTMQWDGKALGPWADAVDGADVVINLAGRSVNCRYTPENRRAILDSRVDSTRVIGQAIAQAESPPAVWLQASTATIYRHRYDAPNDDVTGELGGNEPGAPDTWNFSIDVAKAWEQTLAEAPTSHTRKVAMRSALTLSPDRGGVFDVLLGLVRKGLGGAMGDGRQYVSWIHEADFGAAVLFLIDHEELEGPVALASPNPIPNSEFMHVLREAWGARFGLPAPAWMIEIGTRLMGTESELVLKSRRVLPTRLLRAGFEFQFPEWPAAAADLCARVRDASRPDTR from the coding sequence GTGAAGGTCGTCCTCGCGGGCGGGAGCGGACAGGTGGGCGCGGTGCTGCGGCGCGCCTTGAAACCAAGGGGCGCCGAAGTGGTCGTGCTCACACGAGAGGCCACGCCCGACACCATGCAGTGGGACGGCAAAGCCCTGGGGCCGTGGGCCGATGCCGTCGACGGGGCCGATGTTGTGATCAACCTCGCGGGCCGGAGCGTGAACTGCCGGTACACGCCCGAGAACCGGCGCGCGATCCTCGATTCCAGGGTGGATTCGACCCGCGTCATCGGTCAGGCTATCGCCCAGGCCGAGTCGCCCCCGGCCGTGTGGCTGCAGGCCTCCACGGCCACGATCTATCGCCACCGCTACGACGCCCCCAACGACGACGTCACCGGCGAACTCGGCGGCAACGAACCCGGCGCGCCCGACACGTGGAACTTCAGCATCGATGTGGCGAAGGCGTGGGAGCAGACCCTGGCGGAGGCCCCAACCTCGCACACTCGAAAGGTCGCCATGCGCTCCGCGCTCACCCTCAGCCCCGACCGGGGCGGCGTCTTCGACGTCCTCCTCGGACTCGTGCGTAAGGGGTTGGGTGGAGCGATGGGCGATGGCCGGCAGTACGTCTCCTGGATTCACGAAGCGGACTTCGGTGCGGCGGTCCTTTTCCTCATCGACCATGAGGAGTTGGAGGGCCCCGTGGCCCTCGCCTCCCCCAACCCCATTCCCAACAGCGAGTTCATGCACGTGCTTCGCGAGGCGTGGGGAGCGCGTTTCGGTCTGCCCGCACCCGCTTGGATGATCGAGATCGGCACCCGCCTGATGGGCACCGAATCCGAACTCGTGCTCAAGAGCAGGCGGGTCCTGCCGACGCGGTTGCTTCGCGCCGGTTTCGAGTTTCAGTTCCCCGAGTGGCCGGCCGCAGCGGCGGATCTGTGCGCGAGGGTCAGGGACGCGTCACGGCCAGATACGCGTTGA
- a CDS encoding cupin domain-containing protein, giving the protein MPKVNLVDAFAQIDAYWSPRIVAELNGQHVKLAKLKGEFVWHAHPDEDELFLVVAGRLTLEMREGNIELCPGEFYVVPRGVEHRPVAHEEAHVLLFEPAGTRNTGDAGGDRTVDPEWL; this is encoded by the coding sequence ATGCCCAAGGTCAATTTGGTAGACGCCTTTGCGCAGATCGACGCGTACTGGTCCCCTCGCATTGTTGCCGAACTCAACGGACAACACGTCAAGCTGGCCAAGCTGAAGGGGGAGTTCGTGTGGCACGCCCATCCGGATGAGGACGAGTTGTTCCTGGTGGTAGCGGGTCGCCTGACCCTCGAGATGCGCGAAGGGAACATTGAGCTTTGCCCCGGCGAGTTCTATGTCGTGCCGAGGGGAGTGGAACATCGGCCGGTCGCTCACGAGGAGGCGCACGTGCTGCTCTTCGAGCCTGCGGGCACGCGCAACACGGGAGATGCGGGCGGCGATCGGACCGTGGACCCCGAGTGGCTGTGA